In Aedes albopictus strain Foshan chromosome 3, AalbF5, whole genome shotgun sequence, the genomic window TCGTTTGCGCAGAGGTTCAGCTTGAAGTTGACCGTACCCTGCACGGGTTTCTGCTGCTCACTTCCCTTCGGGACCACCAACGTTAAACTGAGTCCGTCGTTGAGAGAGCTGATGGAGCCGTTCATGGTATCGCAGCGCCACTTGTCCGACGGAAGCGTCAAGGACCACTTCTGCGGAGCTCCCTGCGTTAGTTTCACGTTCGATTCCAAATAGCCGAACTCGAGAGTCAACAGAACTTTGCCGCCGTCGGGGAGGATTTTGAAGGCGTTCTCGTACAGGTACGTCTCGCCGGGATTGTCCAGCTGGTCGGCTTCCGTGTTGTTGAATCGGACTTTCAGCGGACGGATGCTGTTGTCGGACAGATCGGCGACCATGATCTGGTGGTTGTTGGTATCGGCGATGTAGAGAAAACGACCCGTGGGATCCAGACATAGGCCGGCCGGTTCGTTGAACTGCTTGCTGGAACCGTTCTCATCCTGGAAGGAACAGGTCGTTGCCACGTTGGTGCTGGCGTTTATTTTCTTGATTTTGTGATTATACGTATCGGCTacgtaaatgcagttgtccttcgAATTGTAGGCCACCCCGAGGGGGTGCTGGAACTTGGCCGAGTACTGCTTCCCATCCACGTCACCAAAGGAAAATAGATCCTAGATAATGAAGAATGATAATGTAGACAATGTTGATACATCGGTGTCCAGGCCTGGTCACATTACAGATAAATTAATAAGTATAAGTAAATAGGTAGTTGAATTAGTGATAAACTAGTCAACGAATGAAACGTATTTTTGAGTCAAATAATCTTAGTTGTTTAAATTTTGATCCTTAACGGGTTTTTATTGTCATGGACTGTGTTATGGCAACTAAAACTTACCAACGGATTACGATCACCGCCAGCAACGGCCAGTACTTTCCCATCGGCCAAAGACATTTTCCGCACCGATGAGCTTTCGCTATCGGCAAGGTAAATTTCCTTGGCGTCCTTGTTGATGGCCAATCCGGACGGCTGCGAAAATGCCGCATTATTCGGATAGGAATTGTTTCTGTTCTCCTCCCGCCCATTGCCAGCGATGGCCAAACAGCTACCGGCCGAGTATTTCTTGAACTTCCACCAAATGGTGTCCTCCAGGAACAGAGCCCAGATCTGATGGATGCCAGCCATTGCCACGAAAACCACATCCTTCAGCGGGGTTTTCGATTCATCCGCGTGGAACGACATGTCCAAATCCTTAGTGCGGTACACGGCCACATCCCACGGCGAGGATATGATCTGATCCCGGCCGACTTTTCCTCCGATGCGATCGCATCCCTGCTGACCGTTGCCCACAACTGTCGTCACCT contains:
- the LOC109622178 gene encoding NHL repeat-containing protein 2 yields the protein MSSSSPESGDMLDYLAYNCSKLSNDLWEASGLGEKRKLVAEYLKNADREGKSIKDFKEGLDWFNVTEPLSFDGCLRGKIVVLDFFTYCCINCMHILPDLKRLEHLYSVEDGLVVIGVHSAKFENEKDSANILSAVQRYEIGHPVVNDNVSSMWRNLRVQCWPTLMILGPRANPLFVIMGEGHFDDLKLYVSSALKFYKDKGTIMAHTLPINVATNLIETSHLQFPAKICCSYRGGENTDNALYAISDSGNHRILIVNGDGQILYRIGGKRAGFVDGDFRKARFNAPQGVAFQNDTTLFVADNENHAIRKIDLKSQQVTTVVGNGQQGCDRIGGKVGRDQIISSPWDVAVYRTKDLDMSFHADESKTPLKDVVFVAMAGIHQIWALFLEDTIWWKFKKYSAGSCLAIAGNGREENRNNSYPNNAAFSQPSGLAINKDAKEIYLADSESSSVRKMSLADGKVLAVAGGDRNPLDLFSFGDVDGKQYSAKFQHPLGVAYNSKDNCIYVADTYNHKIKKINASTNVATTCSFQDENGSSKQFNEPAGLCLDPTGRFLYIADTNNHQIMVADLSDNSIRPLKVRFNNTEADQLDNPGETYLYENAFKILPDGGKVLLTLEFGYLESNVKLTQGAPQKWSLTLPSDKWRCDTMNGSISSLNDGLSLTLVVPKGSEQQKPVQGTVNFKLNLCANDVCFPKEFAVGLNFAYDVTGGPAVKGSLMVQVGRNNVVVSKE